The Herbaspirillum sp. DW155 genomic interval GCGACGCCTGAAACGGCCGAGGCCATTCTCGAAGAAAACGCCCGTTTCTGCAGCGAAGTGATCGCCCCGCTGAACCATGCTGCCGACAAGGCACCCAGCAGCTGGGCCGACGGCAAGGTCACCACCAGCCCCGGTTTCAAGGAAGCCTTCCGCCAGTTTGGCGAGGCCGGCTGGCAAGGCGTGCAGCATCCCGTGGAGTTCGGCGGACAAGGCCTGCCCAAGCTGTTGGCCACGCCCTGCATCGAGATGCTGAACTCGGCCAATCTCTCCTTCGCGCTGTGCCCGCTGTTGACCGATGGCACCATCGAAGCGCTGATGACGGCCGGCACGCAGCAACAGAAGGAAACCTTCATCGCCAACTTCATCTCCGGCAAGTGGACCGGCACCATGAACCTGACCGAGCCGCAGGCCGGCTCCGACCTGGCGCTGGTGCGCACGCGCGCGGTGCCGGAAGGTGATGGTACTTACAAGCTCTTTGGTACCAAGATCTTCATCACCTATGGCGAGCACGACATGGCCGAGAACATCGTCCATCTGGTGCTGGCCCGCACGCCCAATGCGCCCGAAGGCGTGAAGGGCATCTCGCTCTTCATCGTGCCCAAGTTCCTGGTCAATGCCGATGGCTCGCTGGGCGCGCGCAATGACGTGCACTGCGTCTCCATCGAACACAAGCTCGGCATCAAGGCCAGCCCGACCGCCGTGCTGCAGTTCGGCGACCATGGCGGCGCCATCGGTACCCTGGTCGGCGAAGAAAACCGCGGTCTGGAATACATGTTCATCATGATGAATGCGGCACGCTTTGCGGTCGGCATCCAGGGCTTGTCGGTGTCGGAACGTTCATATCAGAAGGCTGTGGCCTATGCCCGCGACCGCATCCAGTCGCGCGACCTGGCCGGTTCGCCCGGTCCGGTGGCCATCATTCACCAGCCTGATGTGCGCCGCATGTTGATGTCCATGCGTGCCCAGATCGAGGCGGCGCGGGCGCTGGCCTATGTGGCAGCAGCGACCTCGGATGCGGCACACTTCAGCGATGACGAGGCGACCCGCAGGTCCAACCAGGCTTTCTATGAATTTCTGGTGCCCATCGTTAAGGGCTGGATTACCGAGATGTCCGTCGAGGTCACCTCCACCGGCGTGCAGGTGCATGGCGGCATGGGCTTCATCGAGGAAACCGGCGCAGCCCAGTATTACCGTGACGCCCGCATCCTGCCGATCTACGAAGGCACGACCGCCATCCAGGCCAATGACCTGGTAGGTCGCAAGACCGCCCGCGATGGCGGTGCCGTGGCCAAGGGCATCCTCGCGCAGGTGCGCCGGACTGTCTCCGAGCTGCAGGGCGATGCGCAGTTGCAGCCCATCGCCGCACGTCTGGCGCAAGCGGCCGATGCGCTGGAGCAGGTAGTGGATTACGTGGTGGCCAACCTCAAGAGCGACATCAAGGCGGTCTTCGCGGGCAGTGTGCCGTATCTGAAGATGGCCGGCGTCGTGCTGGGCGGCTGGCAGATGGCACGCGCGGCAGCCATTGCAGCGGGCAAGCTGAAGTCCGGCGAAGGCGACGGCAAGTTCTACGAAGCCAAGCTGGCGACCGCGCGTTTCTACGCCGAGCAGATCCTGCCGCAGGCGCTGGCCTATCGCACGGCCATCGTCGATGGTGGTGCAGCAGTCATGGCGCTGGCTGAAGAGCAGTTCTGAGCGTTGGTTGACACAACAGCCCGGAAGGCCGTTGCGGCGGCTTTCCGGGCTGGTCTTTTGGGCCGAGCCGGGATCAGCCGAACGCGCCGCCGGTGAAGAGCAGGTCGAAGCTGCGGGCCAGCAGGGCGATCACGCCCATGGCGCCCAATCCAACGGTCAGTACCAGGATCAGGGCCAGGATCCAGTGGGATTCGGAGGTCTTGCCGGTGCCGGCGTTGTGGCGGGCGTCCCATTTCTCGTCGGGGGTGAGACCGATGACCAGTGCTTCCAGGCAGGCGATCAGGGCCGACAGCACGAAGGGCAGCCCGGTGAAGAGCCTGGGGGCCTCCGGGCGCGCCGCCATCAGGGCCAGCGACAGGGGGATGGCGAGGATGTGCAGCCAGCCGAAGCGGTCACGGCCACCGTAGAGATAAAAACGGTGCAGGCCGATGCTGCCGAAGACGGTGGCCAGGAAGGTCGTCAGGGTCTTGTTCTTGTGGCGGGGTGATTGGGGCATGCTGCTTGTCTCTTTATTCTGTTTTGCGCCGCTGGAAGTGAAGCTGGCGGCCATTTCGTCGTCATGGGTCGGAGCAGTATAGCCGAGCCCGCGACGTGCAGGCATTCCGGCAGGACAGGCGGCAATCCGGCTGTCCTGGCCGGATGGGGGCAAAAGTGATGTCTTTTGGCATCACTTTTGCCGTATTTTGGGGAGTTCTCGGGGCTTTAGGCGTTGGTCTGCGGCACAAAAGCACCAAGCAACTTGCCCGGGTGGGCGGAAGTCCGTTATAATCTGCGGCTTTTCCGTGTCCGTATTCTTACTGGAACCATTATGGTCGTTATTCGTTTAGCTCGTGGCGGCGCCAAGAAGCGCCCCTTCTACAACATCGTTGCAACCGACTCGCGCAATCGTCGCGATGGTCGTTTCATCGAGCGCATCGGCTTCTACAACCCGGTCGCTGCCGGCAAGGAAGAAACCGTGCGTATCGCTGCTGACCGTCTGGCTCACTGGCAAGGCGTTGGCGCACAACTGTCGCCGACCGTTGCCCGCCTGGTCGCAGAAGCCGGTTCCAAGGCTGCTGCTTAATACAGGTTTTCCTGTCTGATTCCGCGTCAGGTTTCCTGGCGCAAGGATGAAGAACAGGTCTGGCGTACCCATGACTCATCCAGCCCAGGCGGGGTTCTCCGCACCCGACGATCTCGTGACCGTCGGCCATGTGACCGGAGCCTACGGAATC includes:
- a CDS encoding acyl-CoA dehydrogenase, with protein sequence MSYTAPVKDMLFVMNELAGLAAVNALPGCEDATPETAEAILEENARFCSEVIAPLNHAADKAPSSWADGKVTTSPGFKEAFRQFGEAGWQGVQHPVEFGGQGLPKLLATPCIEMLNSANLSFALCPLLTDGTIEALMTAGTQQQKETFIANFISGKWTGTMNLTEPQAGSDLALVRTRAVPEGDGTYKLFGTKIFITYGEHDMAENIVHLVLARTPNAPEGVKGISLFIVPKFLVNADGSLGARNDVHCVSIEHKLGIKASPTAVLQFGDHGGAIGTLVGEENRGLEYMFIMMNAARFAVGIQGLSVSERSYQKAVAYARDRIQSRDLAGSPGPVAIIHQPDVRRMLMSMRAQIEAARALAYVAAATSDAAHFSDDEATRRSNQAFYEFLVPIVKGWITEMSVEVTSTGVQVHGGMGFIEETGAAQYYRDARILPIYEGTTAIQANDLVGRKTARDGGAVAKGILAQVRRTVSELQGDAQLQPIAARLAQAADALEQVVDYVVANLKSDIKAVFAGSVPYLKMAGVVLGGWQMARAAAIAAGKLKSGEGDGKFYEAKLATARFYAEQILPQALAYRTAIVDGGAAVMALAEEQF
- the rpsP gene encoding 30S ribosomal protein S16 — encoded protein: MVVIRLARGGAKKRPFYNIVATDSRNRRDGRFIERIGFYNPVAAGKEETVRIAADRLAHWQGVGAQLSPTVARLVAEAGSKAAA
- a CDS encoding NINE protein, producing MPQSPRHKNKTLTTFLATVFGSIGLHRFYLYGGRDRFGWLHILAIPLSLALMAARPEAPRLFTGLPFVLSALIACLEALVIGLTPDEKWDARHNAGTGKTSESHWILALILVLTVGLGAMGVIALLARSFDLLFTGGAFG